The following proteins are encoded in a genomic region of Liolophura sinensis isolate JHLJ2023 chromosome 7, CUHK_Ljap_v2, whole genome shotgun sequence:
- the LOC135470181 gene encoding Krueppel-like factor 5, with translation MEDFLPLCSSLEREQYTLQRLNSSGEESDSSLEDLRSGSPSSSWSSESMDEDVYLEYLFSQGLADSIEKPQLAQQDSVHKAPGQVSAFCDSYCANIFGDKPTIEPVPETPNCEETFPSSGSGDFVVLGVGLQNLMHANASTENNYGSAPPTTSHSRQFHQTSMLSPNPTGYCRLGPPFQRPIDPPRESGKLPAISTILQPSGKFDNSHYTSSSAQSTVLTSSSRTSYLAPQNNGFHTARYRTGSNKTASPRMPGREKIEEKIYHCTYAGCNKVYSKSSHLKAHLRRHTGEKPFECTWPGCGWRFSRSDELARHKRSHSGIKPYQCTICEKKFSRSDHLSKHLKVHRKR, from the coding sequence ATGGAAGACTTTTTGCCGCTTTGCTCAAGTTTAGAGCGCGAACAGTATACtttacaacgcttgaactcttcggGTGAAGAGAGCGATTCGAGTTTGGAGGACTTACGAAGTGGAAGTCCAAGCAGCTCTTGGAGCAGCGAAAGCATGGACGAGGATGTGTACCTTGAGTACCTGTTCTCACAAGGCCTCGCCGATTCTATCGAGAAACCACAGCTCGCCCAACAGGACTCAGTCCATAAGGCCCCAGGGCAAGTCTCTGCTTTCTGTGACTCCTATTGCGCCAACATATTTGGCGACAAGCCGACCATTGAGCCTGTGCCAGAAACTCCAAACTGTGAAGAAACGTTCCCTAGTTCAGGGAGCGGAGATTTTGTGGTTCTTGGTGTTGGTCTGCAGAACTTAATGCACGCAAATGCTTCAACGGAAAACAATTATGGATCAGCTCCGCCAACCACCAGTCACAGCCGTCAGTTTCACCAAACGTCAATGTTGAGTCCAAATCCGACCGGTTATTGTCGTCTTGGCCCGCCATTCCAGCGGCCCATTGACCCACCTAGAGAATCCGGAAAATTGCCAGCCATATCAACAATTCTTCAGCCATCAGGTAAATTCGATAACAGTCACTATACCTCTTCGTCTGCCCAGTCAACTGTGCTTACATCAAGTTCCAGGACGTCGTATTTAGCCCCTCAGAACAACGGGTTTCACACCGCCAGATACAGAACGGGTTCAAACAAAACCGCTTCACCCAGAATGCCAGGTAGGGAAAAAATCGAGGAAAAAATTTACCATTGTACATATGCAGGTTGCAATAAGGTCTACAGCAAAAGCTCCCATTTAAAAGCCCATTTGCGTCGGCATACCGGGGAGAAACCATTTGAATGTACGTGGCCGGGATGTGGATGGAGATTTTCTAGGTCGGACGAACTTGCAAGACATAAGAGGTCTCACTCGGGTATTAAGCCTTACCAATGTACAATCTGTGAGAAGAAATTCTCCCGGTCAGACCATCTATCGAAACACTTGAAGGTCCATCGGAAAAGGTGA